The following are encoded together in the Triticum dicoccoides isolate Atlit2015 ecotype Zavitan chromosome 6B, WEW_v2.0, whole genome shotgun sequence genome:
- the LOC119322118 gene encoding E3 ubiquitin-protein ligase PUB23-like: protein MEGSSVEVPPYFLCPISLEIMRDPVTLATGITYDRCSIERWLSDGHATCPVTQQKLAEADREATPNHTLRRLTQAWCALHAVERFPTPRLPLDAARVAQIVEEGHGAGRQQELAALREIKAIVAESDRNRRCVEATPGAVEFLVSVVRSHATASKSAEDLLELSLDSPTSTSSPEEDALSVICSLKPSKKSLVRILEENGDFLDTLVYMLRRPSYRSRCYGILLLKAMVSVMEPARLMAVRTEVVQELVRVVSDRVSAKAVKAALNVLCRLCPWGRNRVKAVEAGAMTVLVELLLDEGGRHPTELAVVAIDHLCGCAEGRSDLVAHPAGLAIVAKKAMRVSLTTTESAVRALHAVARHSPTPAVLQEMLAVGVVAKLLLVLQVDAGERARAKAKELLKMHARVWKDSPCMQAHLKARYPC, encoded by the coding sequence ATGGAAGGGTCGTCGGTGGAGGTGCCGCCGTACTTCCTGTGCCCCATCTCGCTGGAGATCATGCGGGACCCCGTCACGCTCGCCACCGGCATCACCTACGACCGCTGCAGCATCGAGCGCTGGCTCTCCGACGGCCACGCCACCTGCCCCGTCACGCAGCAAAAGCTCGCCGAGGCCGACCGGGAGGCCACGCcaaaccacacgctccgccgcctcACCCAGGCCTGGTGCGCCCTGCACGCCGTCGAGCGCTTCCCCACCCCGCGCCTGCCCCTtgacgccgcccgcgtcgcccagatcgTCGAAGAGGGCCACGGTGCGGGCCGGCAGCAGGAGCTGGCCGCGCTCCGGGAGATCAAGGCCATCGTCGCTGAGAGCGACCGCAACAGGCGCTGCGTCGAGGCCACGCCCGGGGCCGTCGAGTTCCTCGTCTCCGTCGTCAGGAGCCATGCCACCGCGTCCAAGTCGGCAGAAGATCTGTTAGAACTTTCGCTGGATTCCCCCACGTCCACGAGCTCGCCGGAGGAGGACGCGCTCAGCGTCATCTGCTCGCTCAAGCCGTCCAAGAAGAGCCTGGTCCGGATCCTCGAGGAAAACGGAGACTTCCTGGACACCCTGGTGTACATGCTGCGGCGACCCAGCTACCGGTCCCGCTGCTACGGCATCCTCCTGCTGAAGGCGATGGTGTCGGTCATGGAGCCGGCGCGTCTCATGGCCGTGAGAACCGAGGTGGTGCAGGAGCTGGTGCGCGTGGTGTCCGACAGGGTGTCCGCCAAGGCCGTGAAGGCCGCGCTGAACGTGCTGTGCCGGCTGTGCCCATGGGGCCGGAACCGCGTCAAGGCCGTGGAGGCCGGCGCGATGACTGTGCTGGTGGAGCTTCTCCTCGACGAGGGGGGCCGGCACCCCACCGAGCTGGCCGTGGTGGCCATCGACCACCTCTGCGGTTGTGCGGAGGGGCGGTCGGACCTGGTGGCGCACCCGGCGGGGCTGGCAATCGTGGCCAAGAAGGCCATGCGGGTGTCGCTGACAACCACCGAGAGCGCGGTGCGCGCTCTGCACGCCGTGGCGAGGCACTCGCCGACGCCGGCCGTGCTGCAGGAGATGCTGGCCGTCGGGGTGGTGGCGAAGCTGCTGCTAGTTCTACAGGTGGACGCTGGCGAGCGGGCCAGGGCCAAGGCCAAGGAGCTGCTCAAGATGCACGCTAGGGTTTGGAAGGACTCCCCATGCATGCAAGCGCACCTCAAGGCGCGTTACCCTTGCTGA